A single region of the Latilactobacillus curvatus JCM 1096 = DSM 20019 genome encodes:
- a CDS encoding Asp23/Gls24 family envelope stress response protein has protein sequence MAEETNIVLDTQENALGKIQMAPEVVEVILGIAASKIDGVHQMRGTLSSSINELFGRSNHGKGVTLKVIDGKVNADVYVYLNYGVSVPKVALAMQEALKEQLLFMTDLELAEVNVHVVGVVTEKAPKIIDPDDLFNDETPDQNGDQS, from the coding sequence ATGGCAGAAGAAACAAATATTGTACTTGATACACAAGAAAATGCATTGGGCAAGATTCAAATGGCACCTGAAGTTGTGGAAGTGATTTTAGGGATTGCAGCAAGCAAGATTGATGGGGTCCACCAAATGCGGGGGACGTTATCATCATCCATTAACGAATTGTTTGGTCGTTCGAATCACGGTAAAGGGGTAACTCTTAAGGTGATTGATGGCAAAGTGAATGCGGATGTTTATGTTTATCTGAACTATGGTGTTTCTGTGCCGAAGGTTGCCCTTGCGATGCAAGAAGCCCTTAAAGAACAATTATTGTTCATGACTGATTTAGAACTAGCAGAAGTCAACGTACACGTGGTGGGCGTTGTCACTGAAAAAGCACCAAAAATTATTGATCCAGATGACTTATTTAACGATGAAACACCTGATCAAAATGGAGACCAATCTTAA
- the nusB gene encoding transcription antitermination factor NusB: protein MPNFNRHQIRQAAFQVLFALNANDTLELADAYQAVLTMDQFDAEEVEEVAVPDYLAFLVTGVTEHQAELDAALTPYLKKGWQLSRLAKPDLIILRLGLFEMQNSTEAPDKVALNEALELAKQFTDDQAKGFINGVLSKFVEA, encoded by the coding sequence ATGCCTAATTTTAACCGACACCAAATTCGCCAAGCTGCATTTCAAGTGTTGTTTGCGTTAAATGCTAATGACACATTAGAATTGGCAGATGCTTACCAAGCCGTTTTAACCATGGATCAATTCGATGCTGAAGAAGTTGAAGAAGTTGCTGTTCCAGACTACCTTGCCTTCTTGGTAACGGGCGTCACAGAACATCAAGCAGAATTAGACGCCGCTTTAACGCCATACTTGAAGAAGGGCTGGCAACTATCACGGTTAGCCAAACCGGATTTAATTATCTTGCGTTTAGGGTTGTTTGAAATGCAAAATTCAACAGAAGCACCCGATAAAGTGGCGTTGAATGAAGCGCTCGAACTTGCTAAACAATTTACAGATGATCAAGCAAAAGGTTTTATCAACGGCGTTTTATCTAAATTCGTTGAAGCTTAA
- the folD gene encoding bifunctional methylenetetrahydrofolate dehydrogenase/methenyltetrahydrofolate cyclohydrolase FolD gives MELLDGRALANELTQAQQMAVATLKQQGVTPKLVVVMVGDDPASAIYTQSKQKRATKIGMASELKRLSAETTEADLLAVVRQLNTDETVDGILVQLPLPKQINEDHIIRAIDPQKDVDGFSPVNIGRLWLNQPGLVACTPNGIMRLLAAHDIDVAGKNVVIVGRSNIVGRPLAALMLNANATVTIAHSRTADLKALTKTADILVAAIGKPHFFGIEDVKEGAVVVDVGINRLEDGTVTGDVDFEALKSHVSAMTPVPRGVGPMTITMLMDQTIEIAKERAKRG, from the coding sequence TTGGAATTACTAGATGGTCGAGCACTTGCAAATGAATTAACACAAGCACAACAAATGGCGGTGGCAACACTCAAACAACAAGGGGTAACCCCGAAATTAGTGGTCGTCATGGTGGGTGATGATCCAGCAAGTGCGATTTATACGCAAAGCAAGCAAAAAAGAGCGACTAAAATTGGCATGGCATCTGAGTTAAAACGCCTGTCTGCTGAAACAACGGAAGCTGATTTATTAGCGGTTGTTCGCCAACTAAATACGGATGAAACCGTTGATGGCATTTTAGTCCAATTACCATTACCAAAACAAATTAATGAAGACCATATTATCCGGGCGATTGACCCACAAAAAGACGTTGATGGTTTTAGCCCAGTCAATATTGGGCGATTATGGCTTAATCAACCGGGCTTAGTGGCCTGTACGCCAAATGGGATTATGCGCTTATTGGCAGCTCACGATATTGACGTGGCTGGCAAAAATGTCGTGATTGTTGGCCGGAGTAACATCGTTGGTCGGCCATTGGCAGCTTTAATGCTCAATGCCAATGCCACGGTCACGATTGCGCACAGCAGAACGGCAGACTTAAAAGCCCTAACGAAAACAGCCGACATCTTAGTGGCGGCCATCGGTAAACCACACTTCTTCGGCATTGAGGATGTCAAAGAAGGGGCGGTTGTTGTCGATGTCGGCATTAATCGGCTTGAAGATGGAACAGTCACCGGTGATGTCGATTTTGAAGCCCTTAAATCACATGTTAGTGCGATGACGCCAGTTCCGCGTGGCGTGGGGCCAATGACGATTACGATGCTCATGGATCAAACGATTGAGATTGCAAAGGAACGTGCTAAACGTGGTTAA
- the xseA gene encoding exodeoxyribonuclease VII large subunit, which translates to MVKPTDYLTVTALTQYLKAKFERDPYLDRVYLTGEISNFRLRPNAHQYFSLKDNKAKISAIMFKSAFEKIKFTPEEGMKVLVVGRISLYEATGNYQIYVERMEPDGLGALYQAYEQLKAKLSAEGLFDAPKQLLPRFPKRIAVITSPSGAVIRDIITTTQRRYPIAQLVLFPAVVQGDGAADILVDRLNQVNQQGDFDTIIIGRGGGSIEDLWPFNEERVARAIVASQIPVISSVGHETDTTIADLVADVRAATPTAAAELATPVLTDEVLKLKQQRLRLYQAFSKTLALNKKQLVHLQNSYVLKQPQRLYDGYLQNVDQLHRRLLLAQQQRLQTSQQNVQLLQQRLQSQSPSGAIQQAQRMLTDTDHRLKRAIESLVQNRRQQAGQAVAALDLVSPLKILGRGFAYVTDDNQNVMKKMTDFTVDQSIELHVQDGLVNARVTATHKGDE; encoded by the coding sequence GTGGTTAAACCAACAGACTATTTAACAGTCACCGCATTAACGCAGTATTTAAAGGCTAAATTTGAACGCGATCCGTATTTGGATCGGGTTTATTTAACCGGCGAAATTTCAAACTTCCGCTTACGACCGAATGCGCATCAATATTTTAGTTTAAAAGATAATAAAGCTAAGATCAGTGCCATTATGTTCAAGTCCGCTTTTGAAAAGATTAAGTTCACTCCTGAAGAGGGGATGAAAGTGCTTGTTGTGGGCCGGATTTCCTTGTACGAAGCAACTGGAAACTATCAGATCTATGTGGAACGGATGGAGCCAGATGGTCTTGGTGCATTGTATCAAGCCTATGAACAGCTAAAAGCTAAATTATCGGCTGAAGGCTTGTTTGATGCACCAAAGCAACTATTGCCGCGCTTTCCAAAACGGATTGCGGTGATTACGAGTCCTTCTGGGGCTGTTATTCGCGATATTATAACAACGACGCAACGTCGGTATCCAATTGCCCAACTCGTCTTATTCCCAGCGGTGGTTCAAGGTGACGGTGCGGCTGATATTTTAGTCGATCGACTGAATCAAGTTAATCAACAAGGGGATTTCGATACAATTATCATTGGTCGTGGTGGTGGTTCGATTGAAGATTTATGGCCGTTTAATGAAGAACGCGTTGCGCGCGCGATTGTTGCCAGTCAGATTCCGGTGATTTCATCAGTTGGTCATGAAACGGACACGACTATTGCTGATTTAGTGGCGGATGTCCGGGCAGCGACACCAACAGCAGCAGCTGAATTAGCAACACCGGTTTTGACGGACGAAGTGTTGAAGTTGAAACAACAACGTTTGCGGTTATATCAGGCATTTTCGAAAACATTGGCATTAAACAAAAAGCAATTGGTCCACTTACAGAACAGTTACGTCTTAAAACAGCCGCAACGCTTGTATGACGGCTATTTACAAAATGTCGATCAGTTGCACCGTCGTTTATTGTTGGCGCAACAACAACGCTTACAGACTAGTCAACAGAATGTACAACTCTTGCAGCAACGCCTGCAGTCGCAATCACCAAGTGGTGCGATTCAACAAGCACAAAGAATGTTGACTGATACCGATCATCGTTTGAAACGAGCAATCGAGAGCCTTGTCCAAAATCGGCGGCAACAGGCTGGACAAGCGGTGGCGGCCTTGGATCTCGTAAGCCCGTTGAAAATTTTGGGACGCGGATTTGCTTATGTAACGGATGATAACCAAAATGTAATGAAAAAAATGACCGATTTTACGGTCGACCAATCAATCGAGTTACATGTCCAAGATGGCCTCGTGAACGCGCGTGTCACGGCCACTCATAAAGGAGACGAATAA
- a CDS encoding exodeoxyribonuclease VII small subunit encodes MAEKKLTFEENLAQLEAIVNELETGDVPLEKAMTAFQKGVKLSQTLEETLSKAEKTMAKVMADNGEEVPLDAEAQE; translated from the coding sequence ATGGCAGAAAAGAAATTAACATTTGAAGAGAACTTAGCACAATTGGAAGCAATTGTGAATGAACTGGAAACGGGCGATGTGCCACTTGAAAAAGCGATGACTGCTTTTCAAAAGGGTGTTAAATTAAGTCAAACATTAGAAGAAACCTTAAGTAAGGCTGAAAAAACGATGGCCAAAGTGATGGCAGATAATGGCGAAGAAGTCCCATTGGATGCTGAGGCACAAGAATAA
- a CDS encoding polyprenyl synthetase family protein: MVDFKTFARQQVPAFETYLTEQLAQIEEPTLQKAMTYSVMAGGKRLRPLLVFAVLASAGRPINQMAYRVAGALELIHSYSLIHDDLPAMDNDDLRRGQPTNHKVFGEAQAILAGDGLLTLAFEWLTTTDLTTDQQSRAVRLLAQAAGPSGMVAGQIEDIEGQTKTLSLVQLKQVHQLKTGRLIECAVGLGAILADLSDEQMASLQLFAQNYGLAFQIQDDILDVTSTTEAMGKAVHKDADEHKNTFPGLLGLAGAKDALDETYQAAQTALTDLSGLDKALLNSFLNYFNE, translated from the coding sequence ATGGTTGATTTCAAAACGTTTGCGCGCCAACAAGTGCCCGCATTTGAAACCTATTTGACTGAGCAACTTGCTCAGATTGAAGAACCAACCTTGCAAAAAGCGATGACCTATTCAGTGATGGCTGGCGGGAAACGTCTCCGGCCACTTTTGGTATTTGCGGTGCTTGCAAGTGCGGGGCGACCGATTAATCAAATGGCGTATCGCGTAGCGGGGGCATTGGAATTAATTCATAGCTACTCATTGATTCATGATGATTTACCGGCGATGGATAATGATGACTTACGGCGCGGTCAACCTACGAACCATAAGGTTTTTGGCGAGGCGCAAGCTATTCTAGCCGGCGACGGGTTATTGACACTTGCATTTGAATGGTTAACGACGACCGATTTGACGACTGATCAGCAGAGCCGCGCTGTTCGATTATTGGCGCAAGCAGCCGGTCCAAGTGGCATGGTTGCTGGTCAGATTGAAGATATCGAAGGACAAACTAAAACTTTATCGTTAGTTCAATTGAAACAAGTCCATCAGCTCAAAACGGGCCGTTTGATTGAATGCGCGGTCGGCTTAGGTGCGATTTTGGCTGATTTATCCGATGAACAAATGGCTAGTTTACAGCTTTTTGCGCAAAATTATGGGTTGGCATTTCAGATCCAAGATGATATTTTAGACGTGACAAGCACTACAGAAGCGATGGGCAAGGCGGTCCATAAGGATGCTGACGAACATAAGAATACTTTCCCAGGCTTATTGGGCTTAGCCGGTGCAAAAGACGCGTTGGATGAGACTTATCAGGCCGCGCAAACTGCTTTAACGGATTTATCCGGGTTAGATAAAGCACTATTAAATAGTTTTTTAAACTATTTTAATGAATAG
- a CDS encoding TlyA family RNA methyltransferase has translation MKKERVDVLLVQQGLFDSREQAKRSVMAGEVYGKNDERIDKPGEKIDAETVLSVKGRKIPYVGRGALKLAKAVEVFNIDLQDKISLDIGSSTGGFTDVALRNGAKLCYALDVGYNQLAWKLREDPRVVVMERVNFRYSQPEDFTNGQPDFAMTDVSFISLHKILVPLKPILKPDCEAVALIKPQFEAGPENVGKHGIVRDPKVHKMVVKDIVDFSLATGYDVLGLDFSPIKGGEGNIEFLIHLRNTTAETGTMAPNMNIDTVLENAYAALKRPTGK, from the coding sequence ATGAAAAAAGAACGGGTAGACGTATTATTAGTCCAACAGGGATTATTTGATTCCAGAGAACAAGCAAAACGGTCTGTGATGGCTGGTGAAGTGTACGGTAAAAATGATGAACGAATCGACAAACCGGGCGAAAAAATCGACGCTGAAACTGTCTTAAGTGTCAAAGGGCGTAAGATTCCGTATGTTGGCCGAGGGGCTTTAAAATTGGCGAAAGCGGTCGAGGTTTTCAACATCGATTTACAGGATAAAATCTCACTTGATATCGGTTCTTCAACAGGGGGCTTTACTGATGTGGCGCTTAGAAATGGGGCCAAACTCTGTTACGCACTAGATGTGGGCTATAACCAACTAGCATGGAAATTGCGCGAAGATCCACGCGTCGTAGTGATGGAACGGGTTAATTTTCGTTACAGTCAACCAGAAGATTTCACCAATGGTCAACCAGATTTTGCCATGACGGATGTTTCGTTTATTTCGTTACATAAGATTTTGGTGCCGTTGAAACCCATCTTGAAACCGGACTGCGAAGCGGTTGCTTTAATTAAGCCGCAATTCGAAGCCGGCCCTGAAAATGTCGGTAAACACGGGATTGTGCGTGATCCGAAAGTGCATAAGATGGTGGTTAAAGACATCGTTGATTTTAGTTTAGCGACGGGCTACGACGTGCTAGGGTTAGATTTTTCACCAATTAAAGGTGGTGAAGGCAATATTGAATTCTTGATTCATCTACGGAATACGACGGCTGAGACTGGAACGATGGCCCCAAACATGAATATTGATACGGTTTTAGAGAATGCCTATGCTGCTTTGAAACGACCAACGGGAAAATAG
- the argR gene encoding arginine repressor, with protein MRKVDRQRLLKNLIQTHEIERQEDFVKLLQAEDIDVTQATISRDIKEMQLIKVPNADEGYHYSLPPEKKLDVKEKLRRILRDAYITHNQQDYFVVIKALPGNGTAIANLLDQMQLSGVFGTIGGDDTVLVICKSEENAKQSTKFIEDLLK; from the coding sequence ATGCGCAAGGTAGATCGGCAACGACTGTTAAAAAATTTAATCCAGACCCATGAGATTGAACGACAAGAGGATTTTGTGAAGCTGTTACAAGCGGAAGACATCGATGTTACGCAAGCCACGATTTCGCGGGATATTAAAGAAATGCAGCTCATTAAAGTGCCAAATGCGGACGAGGGCTATCACTATAGCCTACCGCCTGAAAAGAAATTAGACGTTAAAGAAAAGTTGCGCCGGATTTTACGCGACGCCTATATTACGCATAACCAACAAGACTATTTTGTCGTGATTAAAGCCTTACCGGGTAACGGGACGGCAATTGCTAATCTTTTGGATCAAATGCAGCTCAGTGGTGTATTTGGTACAATTGGCGGCGACGACACCGTGTTGGTGATTTGTAAATCAGAAGAAAATGCTAAACAGTCTACGAAGTTTATTGAAGACTTGCTAAAGTAA
- the recN gene encoding DNA repair protein RecN translates to MLQELVIHDFAIIDQLAISFEEGMTVLSGETGAGKSIIIDAVGLLAGGRGSQDFIRTGAKKATLEGLFTMTPNGTTAAVLDQFGIEHDEQTVLLQRDLAVNGHNVCRVNGHLVNTTTLKHIGETLVDIHGQNEHQELMYPDRHLGLLDEFAHQKLTTAKAAYAETYAAYRKTQRALKQKQQNEQEWAQRLDMLKFQTNEIDAAQLQADEESKLVEERAKLMNFQKINQALQASHTILAGEDGNALDQIAVAMNQMQEIAELDPEFKRIADSLQTGYYTLQDSSIDISREVSNLEWDEARLDEIEQRLETINNLEHKYGDSIAEILAYGEKIGAELAAMQATEANASELEQQFTQLEQQLRTNGQTLTQLRQKAAKQLEKAVHQQLKALYMEKTVFKVEFLPNEQEQFMASGMDKVEFYIQPNPGEKLRPLAKIASGGELSRLMLALKTIFSESQGVTSIIFDEVDTGVSGRVAQAIANKISEIGQHSQVLCITHLPQVAAMSDHQYQIQKQVKQNRTETSVQKVTGKQRIAELARMLAGTEVTELTLEHAEELVALAETAKQSRRH, encoded by the coding sequence ATGTTACAAGAGTTGGTCATTCACGATTTTGCAATTATCGATCAGTTAGCAATTAGTTTTGAAGAAGGGATGACGGTGCTCTCGGGGGAAACCGGAGCCGGTAAGTCAATTATTATCGATGCAGTCGGGTTACTCGCTGGCGGCCGGGGTTCACAAGACTTTATCCGGACTGGTGCTAAAAAAGCGACCCTTGAAGGCTTATTTACGATGACGCCTAATGGCACAACCGCCGCAGTATTAGACCAGTTTGGCATTGAACACGACGAACAAACCGTCTTGTTACAGCGCGATTTAGCCGTTAATGGACACAATGTTTGTCGGGTCAACGGTCATTTGGTCAATACAACCACTTTGAAGCATATTGGAGAAACCTTAGTTGATATTCACGGTCAAAATGAACACCAAGAATTAATGTATCCAGATCGCCACTTGGGGTTGTTGGATGAATTTGCGCATCAAAAGTTAACAACCGCGAAGGCAGCCTATGCCGAAACTTATGCTGCCTATCGTAAAACACAGCGTGCCTTGAAGCAAAAACAGCAAAATGAACAAGAATGGGCGCAACGCTTGGATATGCTGAAATTTCAAACTAACGAAATTGATGCAGCCCAATTACAGGCTGATGAAGAAAGCAAGTTAGTCGAAGAACGAGCCAAACTAATGAACTTTCAAAAAATTAACCAAGCATTGCAAGCCAGTCACACGATTTTAGCAGGAGAAGACGGGAATGCGTTAGACCAAATCGCAGTTGCAATGAATCAGATGCAAGAAATTGCTGAACTCGATCCAGAATTCAAGCGTATTGCGGACAGTCTGCAGACTGGTTATTACACGTTGCAAGATAGTAGCATTGATATTAGTCGGGAAGTTTCAAACTTAGAATGGGATGAAGCACGGTTAGATGAAATCGAACAACGGCTAGAAACTATTAATAATTTGGAACATAAGTATGGTGATTCAATTGCCGAAATTCTCGCTTATGGTGAAAAAATCGGGGCTGAACTAGCAGCGATGCAAGCAACTGAAGCGAACGCAAGTGAGTTGGAGCAGCAATTCACGCAACTTGAACAACAACTTAGGACAAACGGACAAACGTTGACGCAATTACGCCAAAAAGCAGCTAAGCAACTTGAAAAAGCGGTTCATCAACAGTTAAAAGCGTTATACATGGAAAAGACGGTCTTTAAAGTTGAATTCTTGCCAAATGAACAGGAACAGTTCATGGCTTCCGGGATGGACAAAGTTGAATTTTACATTCAACCCAACCCTGGTGAAAAACTACGGCCGCTCGCTAAAATTGCTTCTGGTGGGGAATTATCGCGCTTGATGTTAGCCCTTAAAACGATTTTCTCCGAATCACAAGGCGTTACTAGCATCATCTTTGATGAAGTTGATACCGGAGTGAGTGGGCGTGTGGCCCAAGCGATTGCCAATAAGATTAGTGAAATTGGCCAACATTCGCAAGTGCTCTGCATTACGCATTTGCCGCAAGTCGCAGCAATGAGTGATCATCAATATCAAATTCAAAAACAAGTGAAACAAAATCGAACAGAAACGTCCGTTCAAAAAGTAACCGGTAAACAACGGATTGCTGAACTGGCACGGATGTTAGCGGGGACTGAAGTAACAGAGTTAACTTTAGAACATGCCGAAGAATTGGTGGCATTAGCGGAAACGGCTAAGCAAAGTCGCCGACATTAA
- a CDS encoding YdbC family protein, translating to MGKIEYEIMAEIGVLSENPAGWRKELNLISWNQRAPKFDLRDWAPDHAKMGKGVTLSNDEIASLRLILNEMETK from the coding sequence ATGGGCAAAATTGAATATGAAATTATGGCAGAAATCGGTGTGTTGAGTGAAAATCCAGCTGGTTGGCGTAAAGAATTGAATTTAATCTCTTGGAATCAACGTGCACCAAAATTTGATTTGCGAGATTGGGCACCGGATCATGCCAAAATGGGTAAGGGTGTGACGCTGTCAAACGACGAAATTGCGTCCTTAAGGTTAATTTTAAATGAGATGGAAACAAAGTAG
- the gmk gene encoding guanylate kinase yields MSNRGMLIVLSGPSGVGKGTVRQAMLEDEFRDFHYSVSMTTRKPRPGEQDGVDYYFVSKEEFEQEIANDGMLEYAQYVDNYYGTPMKYVNQTLDSGRDVLLEIEVQGAMQVREKCPDGVFIFLTPPDLLELRNRIQKRGTDDQATIDKRMQKAADEIKMMENYDYAVVNDEIPNAVQRIEKIIESEHLRVPRVIDQYKKMIGE; encoded by the coding sequence ATGTCCAATCGAGGAATGTTGATCGTTTTATCAGGCCCATCAGGGGTCGGTAAAGGAACTGTCCGTCAAGCAATGCTAGAAGATGAATTTCGTGATTTTCACTATTCAGTTTCGATGACGACGAGAAAGCCAAGACCAGGCGAACAAGATGGTGTTGACTATTATTTTGTGAGCAAAGAAGAATTCGAGCAAGAAATTGCAAATGATGGTATGCTAGAGTATGCACAGTACGTGGATAATTATTATGGCACACCGATGAAGTATGTGAATCAGACACTAGACTCAGGGCGCGATGTTTTATTAGAAATCGAAGTCCAAGGCGCAATGCAAGTGCGCGAGAAGTGTCCCGATGGCGTCTTCATCTTCTTGACACCACCCGATTTATTAGAATTGCGGAATCGAATTCAAAAACGCGGCACAGACGATCAAGCAACGATTGATAAGCGGATGCAAAAAGCAGCCGACGAAATCAAGATGATGGAAAATTACGATTATGCTGTCGTCAACGACGAAATTCCAAATGCGGTTCAACGAATCGAAAAGATTATCGAAAGTGAACACTTACGAGTGCCACGTGTGATCGACCAATACAAGAAAATGATAGGGGAATAA
- the rpoZ gene encoding DNA-directed RNA polymerase subunit omega gives MIVYPSIDKLLENVNSRYSLAVLASKRAHEIEAGDIKMLSEYKSPKTVGMAMEEIAAGNVIIDPDSLMLEKDAEKMDKLAQKDSE, from the coding sequence ATGATTGTATATCCTTCAATTGATAAGTTACTAGAAAACGTGAACTCACGTTACTCATTGGCTGTTTTAGCTAGCAAGCGGGCCCATGAAATCGAAGCCGGTGATATTAAGATGTTATCTGAATACAAATCACCTAAAACGGTTGGGATGGCAATGGAAGAAATTGCTGCTGGCAATGTCATTATTGATCCTGATTCATTGATGCTTGAAAAAGATGCTGAAAAAATGGATAAGCTCGCTCAAAAAGACAGCGAATAA